From the genome of Medicago truncatula cultivar Jemalong A17 chromosome 2, MtrunA17r5.0-ANR, whole genome shotgun sequence:
TGAGAACAATTATGAGATGAAATCCTTAATGAGACAAGGATGAAAAATAATGGTGAACAAAGAGATACGTTGACTATCAATATGGAATATCActctcaatttatttatttatttattcttcgTTGCTAAAGGTCACAACGAAGCTGCCTATATATGAACATATTATATTACCCAgttgaaattaaaaatgcatTAATACTTAACAAACTCAAATCCAAAGACTTacgaccaatttttttttttttttttaagaagttagaGTAGCCCACCGAAAGTGACACTGAGGAGAATCGAATCTAAGATCTTGAAAAAAGCACACTCCAAAGTCCTAAGTAAACACCACGGAACAACTCAAGTGCATTGACTTGCTTGAGGACATGTAGCATAACGgttttcatttgtttctattttgataTACGAAAGGTGGGGTGATGCAACCTTTAATTAAGTGGAGAGTAGATCAAGAGTTGATTTCTTAACACAgatgaataaaaaatttgtatggACATTTCATATGTTAGAGGTTAGATTCAAACTCGTAATTCTCTACGATAACAATAAGTGAATTTTGCTGCTTAattctatcataaaaaaataagaagcgACAAAATCTCATCCTTTACAACTTAGATGATAAAAGTTTTGAATGGACCTTAAATGAGCGCGGATTTAAACTCGTAATTCCTTACAATATATGAATTTCACTGTTGAATTCGACAAAATCTTAcccttttatttaaaataaatccaAGAATGgccaaattaaaaaacattatattattttcacaTCACTTTACAATGTTTCATGAATCATATGAACAAAATTGGGACCTTAATTGACAGTGAACTAACTCCTGTAAAAATTGTCACTCCTAGATCCAATTTGGATCTGGATTCTTGTCATGGTTTCAAATATTCAAAAACTATCCGTAACCCGACCCACTTGAATATCACTCCTTAGAAATTCCACAAGAAAAGGTCTGGAATTACCAACCCATCCATATTCTCTTCTACATAATCAAAATCTGGCATCTCCGGCACGTAGAAATCGTGacaaaaatcatcatcaaaaccCGGAAACATAGAGCAACCCGATCCAGTTTCTAAAAACATGTCCGAAAATAACCCGTTTTCCTTGGAGTCACAATCTGTCTGAACCGTCACATCGGATAGAGCAGGAGACGGCAACTCCATAGACAACAATGTTGTTGTCGTCCCCTCCGATGATGACGGTGTTTCAAACGAAGTCTTTTCGAGTTGACCCGAATTAGCAAAAGAAGCTGCAGCGGTCTTAATCTCAGAATGTGTCATGGACCTTCCTCCAGCAATGTCAGGAGGATCATTAGGGAAATTAAACTTAGCACCACTGCCACGTAAGCAAAACATAGCCGCATCAAATGCACGCGCCGCCTTCACGGCTGAGTCGTAAGAACCTAACCATATTCTTTGGCGGCTGTTTGGTAGTCTGATTTCAGACACATACTTTCCCCACTTCCTCTTCCTTACTCCTCTATACATTGAAGAATCACTTCTTTCCGCAGCAGTTTTTTCTACATTTGATTTCACCATATTTACTCTTTAGgatataagaaaataattacacaAACACTTTAAACGTATAGAAATGTTGTGTTCTTTTTGTTAGAAGTGAAAGTTGTTGTTTAAGGATGAACCTGAAATTTGTTGATATAATATGATGTTTTTGGCTGcttttgagtttgagtttgaGAGTTGAGTGAGAATTGCGGCTGAATATATAGCATAGCATGATGAGAGTGAAACGAAACGAGTGAAGGAATTTGACTGAATGAATATGAAGGGTCAGCAGCGCACTTAGAAGGCGTGTAAGATGAAGTGAGTAGTGATTATGATGGTGATTACGCGGCCATGGAGATAGGGAGACAAGAAGCAAAAGATTTGGACCACgttatttattgtcatttacaattttatataaTCCACGTGATCAACATATAGTAACGTCAAAGGGGTGATGGTGATGGTATGACAAAGTTTATTGGATCAGATGCATCCCCACTTTTATTCCTCACTTTGCACTTTCACTAAATTATTAGTTAACACATGGTATTTCTTAAAGTACGTATGATATTTGGTCTCTATTATACTACCTCTCTGATCACTATTAtttggaaaaattaattttttttaggttgattcaataaatgatgtatgtgatctatgtatagactacatacattatttattgaatgaatctaaaaaaaagaacttttgcttataatagtgattagAGAGAGTAAACAaaatgttataaataataaacttaGTGGATGTCCATCCTTAATCTTCCCCCTTTCTATGACTCCCACTAGTGAATGTATGGTTAGTGAATACGTGACCTTAGTGGATTATAGTGGATACATGACCTTTAGATGGCCAATGTGGATTTTAAGATTGACTCAAAGGT
Proteins encoded in this window:
- the LOC11441684 gene encoding ethylene-responsive transcription factor ERF017, producing MVKSNVEKTAAERSDSSMYRGVRKRKWGKYVSEIRLPNSRQRIWLGSYDSAVKAARAFDAAMFCLRGSGAKFNFPNDPPDIAGGRSMTHSEIKTAAASFANSGQLEKTSFETPSSSEGTTTTLLSMELPSPALSDVTVQTDCDSKENGLFSDMFLETGSGCSMFPGFDDDFCHDFYVPEMPDFDYVEENMDGLVIPDLFLWNF